Genomic segment of Pseudomonas sp. CCI4.2:
TCCAAGGTCCTGAGCCGCGACGGGTTTGCTCTCTCGCAGTTGACCACCCGCTTGAATACCTTGATTCCCCAACACCTGACCGACCTGTCCAACCCAATGGGGCCGACGGCGCTGTGCGATTTCTTTTTGCAGTCTTGTCGCACTTTGGGCGTTGAAATAAAGGTCAGATTGATCATTTTCAAATTGTTTGAAAAATATGTGCTGACCGATGCCGACCAACTCTACGACGAAGCCAACCAGTTATTGATTACCAGCGGCGTTCTCCCGGACCTCAAGGGCGCGCCTGCCCGGCGGGTTTCTGATCGAGCAAAGGCCAGTTCGCGAGCTTCGCAAGGGGCCGATGCGGTCGATGCAGCCGCCGCAGCCATTGCCAGTCGGCAACTCGACCAAGATGTCCACGAAGTGTTTGCTGCGCTTCAAGAGTTGCTTTTATACGTGCGCAGTGTCGCGCCATTGCCTGACCCCACCACTGAAGCCAAACCGATTTCCAGCCAGGACCTGCTACGCCTTCTGTCGCACCTGCAGCAGTACGTGCCGGCGCCCGAGGCGCACGACGAATTCAATCTGCGCAACCAGCTCGAAGAGTTGCTGGCCCGCGTCAGCATGAAAAGTGGCAAGTATCGTGTGGTGGGTGTCGTTGACGAAGATGTCATCAACCTGATCGCCATGCTGTTTGAGTTCATCCTCGACGACCGCAATTTGCCGGACTCGCTCAAAGCGTTGATTGGGCGTCTGCAAATTCCGATGTTGAAAGTCGCAGTGATCGACAAAAGTTTTTTCAGTCGTGGCAGCCATCCCGCGCGACGTCTGCTTAATGAAATCGCCTACGCTGCATTGGGCTGGGGCGGTCGCGACGACTATCAACGCGACACGCTCTATGTGCGAATCGAACAGATTGTGCAGCGGTTACTTAATGATTTCGTCGACGACCCGGCGATCTTTTCCGAATTGTTGGTGGATTTCCTCGCGTTTACGGGCGACGAGCGTCGTCGCAGTGAGCTACTTGAGCAACGCACCCGCGATGCGGAAGAAGGCCGTGCCCGGGCTGAGTTGGCACGGGAGCTGGTACAGCATGAGTTGAATCATCGCCTGCTGGGCAAAACCTTGCCTGAAGTGGTGGTGCGTCTCCTTCAGGAAGCTTGGAGCAAGGTGCTGCTGCTGACCTGCTTGAAACACGGGGATCAGTCGGCAGAATGGCATGCGGGTTTGGGCGCCATGGACGATTTGATCTGGAGCGTCGAGCCCCATGAAGAGCCCGAAGCTCGGCAGCGATTGCTGGATCTGGTGCCCGGCTTGCTCAAATCCTTGCGCGATGGCCTGACCAGCGCGGCGTTTGATCCATTCGCCACTGGCGACTTTTTTAATCAGCTGGAAAGCCTGCATGTCCAGGCGTTCCAATACTTGGCCCCTCAACAGGATGATCTTGGCGAGAACCCAATCAAATCGGCGTCAATTGCGGAAATGATCGCGGTTGTCGAGGAGATTGTGCTGATCGCGCCGGGTGAACAACCGCACAGCGATCAAAGCGTGCGCCTGGAAGACGATGACGATGCGGTCCTTGAAGTCCACAAGCTGCGCATCGGTAGCTGGGTCGAAATACAGGAAGACGAGGAGCACAAACTGCGCTGTAAGCTGGCGGCCATCATTGAGCCGGCCGGTCGTTACGTGTTTGTTAACCGCACGGGCATGAAGGTGCTGGAAAAAACCCGCATGGGCCTGGCGGTGGAGTTTCGTCGAGGCGCTGTTCGCCTGCTCGACGACGCCCTGCTATTCGACCGCGCACTGGAGGCCGTGATCGGCAACCTGCGCAGGCTTAAGGGCGGGGCTTGATTGCCGCGCTCGGCCAAGCGCTCATCCCGACAAAACGCCCTGTTTTGTCGGCAACACAAAATATTGCTGCCCCGTGATTCCCCGTCGCGGGCATACTTGCGTTATTGATCCGCCGTTCAAGGAACCCTTCATGCAGCTGGACCCCGTCAGCGGTTGGTGCCATGGCGCGCACCACTGTCCGTCGCCCAACTTCAATGAGCGGCCCGAGGCCGAGATTTCGCTGTTGGTGATCCATAACATCAGTTTGCCCCCCGCTCAGTTCAAGACCGGCTACGTGCAAGCGTTCTTTCAGAACCAGCTGGATGTCACACAACACCCTTATTTTGAAAGCATCGTTGATGTGCGGGTATCGGCGCATTTTTTGATCGAGCGCGACGGCGTGCTGACGCAGTTTGTGTCCTGCCTGGACCGCGCTTGGCACGCGGGAATCTCCCGTTTTGAAGGGCGTGAAACCTGTAACGACTACTCCATTGGAATCGAGCTGGAAGGCACCGATGAATTGCCTTTCACCGACGCTCAATACGACGCCCTGATTGAATTGACTCGCCAGTTGCAGTCGACATTTTCAGCCATTACCACGCAGCGAATTTGCGGCCACAGCGATATTGCTCCGGGACGCAAGACAGACCCGGGCCCATGTTTTGAGTGGGCGCGTTTTCGAGCGGCATTGCAGGATTGAAGTGAGGGACAAGGAATGAGTTTTTTGGTATTGCTGTTCGCCGTCTGGATAGAGAAGTTCTCCGCCTTGCGCCAACGCGTACAGCGTGATGGCCCATGGTTGCGGGAGCTGGCAAAGCTTGAAAACACCCCGCGCCTGAGCACCCGGCCGTGGTTGATTTTGGCATTGCTGATTCTGCTGCCGGTGGTGCTATTGGCCTTGCTACTGGTGGTGGTGCAGTCGGTGGCGTATGGCTGGCTGGGTTTGCCGGTGCACTTGGTGGTATTGATCTACAGTTTGGGTCGCGGCGACCTGTTGGCCACGTTGGGGCCTTTTCGCGATGCCTGGCGCAGAGGCGACGCGCAAGCTGCCAGTCTCGTTGCTGAGCGTGATATGGGCGTCATCGCCGAAGATGGCGAACAACTGCTCGAAGGCGTTCAGCGCTACTTGTTGTGGCAAGCCTATCAGAGCTTTTTTGCGGTAATTTTTTGGTACTTCTTGTTGGGACCGGTGGCGGCCTTGGGTTATCGACTGCTGGCGCTGGCCGTTACCCATGGCAAAAATCCTGCACTGGTCGAGCGCGCAGCTCAGTTGCATCACGCGTTTGATTGGGTGCCGGTGCGGCTGCTCGCCGCCAGTTTTGCCCTGGTCGGAAATTTCGTCGCGGTCAGCCGGTTGATGCTGCATGAGTTGCTGAACTGGAACATCAGCGCGGCGCAGTTAGTGACAAAAACTGGCCAAGTGGCCAGCGAAATCCCGACCCCTGTGGTTGGCGCAGACGGCGTTGCCAACTTGGATGCGCTGTGGGAACTGTTGCTGCGCTCAGCGGTGGTTTGGTACGCCGGGTTTGCGTTGTGGACGTTGCTGGTTTAAGCGGTCCTTTGGCCCGACCGCGTTAGTCCATTCGCGAATGAATTCGCTCCTACAGAAATCTGTGGGACCGAATTCATTCGGGAAGCGTTTTACCTGATGCACGCGTCGTACCTCTCGCCTCTGGTAGCGAACGTGTTCGCGAGGCGGTGTATCAGGCATACCGCTTAAAGGCCTTCGCCAACAAGTTGGCTCTACAGAGGGGGGCGCGTCGGCCGGTTTAGCGCCTTCGTTTACCTTTACTTACAAAACGTCCGGTGGATATCAGGTATACAGACCTAGTCGCGAATGGTGGCTTTGCGCTATTTCGACGAATCGCTGCACCCCTAAAAATAAGAAAAAGGGAGCGTTCTTGTGAAGAGCCTTTTGTATCCAGCCATCGCGCTGATGAACCGGCTGAGCTTCGCGATGAAGTTCACCCTCATTAGTATTCTGTTTTTCCTGCCCATGTTGGTGACCAACTTTTATTTGGTCAGGGATTCCTATCGCGAGTTTGTCGGTACCCGAACCGAGCTGCAAAGCCTCGAACTGGTAGGCGCCAGTCTAAACCTGCGGCGAGATTTGGAGACCCTAGACGGGCTGGTGGGCATGAACGTCGTGCTTGGCCAGGCCAGTCAATTCGAAGCCCTGAGTTCGCGAATTTCCGCTCTGGAAACCACCGTGTTAAGCACCTTGCAGAACCTGAACGCGCCGGCGGAAGATCCAAGCCAGGTTGCTGCCTTCAACGCCAAGCGTGACGAACTTATTTCCGCTTTCAAGGCGCAGCAGGCCGAGTCGTCGCTGCAAAGCAAAAGCGGGATGATGTCGCGATTGTTAAGCAAGGCGCAGACCTTCAGCAAAGTCGTCGTCAGCCAAGCGGGTCTTAGCCAGGACCGCAGCAGCGATGTGCGGCAACTTATCGATTTGATTACCAGCGTCACCCCGTTGATCACCCAGGCCATCGGCGACGGTCGGACCATGGGTTCGTATTCGTTGGGGCAGGGCATGATCAACTCATCGGCCAGCACCCGTTTTGATGAGCTGTTGCAACAACTTGAACGCATCCAGGGTGATTACGCCTTGAAGCTGCAGGACGCCTTCGGTAACAGCGCTGCTGCGCGCAACGCATTACAAGGTCCGGCGCAGGCCAGCCTGGCGACACTCAAACAAAGCAGTGAGATATTCGAGCAGCAGGTGGTGTCGGCCGACAGCTTGAATGCGCCGTGGGAGGCGTTCTATCAACAGGTCACTGGGCTGATCGCCAAGACTTATCAACTGGACGACGCGACCGTGGCCTTCCTTAATCAGGACCTGCAAGGTCGGCTGGTGCAAAACCGTCAGCACACGATTCTATTGGTGGTTGCGCTGGCCGGGGCCTTCTTGCTGATCGTTTATCTCTACAGCGGTTTCTACGCTTCGACGCGCACCACGTTGAGGCGGTTGGGTGACGTCATGGACAAGGTGGCTGCGGGTGACATGACCGCCAGTTTTACCGCTCACAGCCGTGATGAGTTGGGCGAACTCGGCCGGGTGTTCAACGGCACGGTGAAGAAAATTCATGACCTGATCGAATTGGTGGGCAAGACCGTCAGTGAGGTCGAGCGGCAAGCCGGACAGGTTGAATCGGTGTCGGCGGTGAGCAATCAGGCGGTGGCGGGGCAGCGCAACCAAATCGAATTGGTGGCCACAGCGATGAACCAAATGTCCGCCACGGCGCAGGAGGTAGCGCGCAGTGCGGCTGCGGCAGTGAGCAGCGCGCACAGCGTCAACCAAGAAACAGTCAGTGGTCGTGGGCTGGTCGAATCCCAGCAGATCAGCATCTCTCGGCTCGCCAGCGAGATCGATCAATCGGTGTTGGTGATCAATCAATTGGCAACCGACAGCTCGTCCATCAGCCGTGTTTTGGATGTCATCAAAAGTATCGCCGAGCAAACCAATTTACTGGCGCTCAACGCTGCTATCGAAGCGGCGCGGGCCGGGGAGCAGGGCCGGGGCTTTGCGGTAGTGGCAGATGAAGTGCGTACCCTGGCCAAGCGCACTCAGCAATCCACCGAGGAAATCGAACAGATGATCGCCAAGTTACAAGGCGGTGTCGGGGCGGCGGTCAAGGCGATGGGCGTCAGCCATGAAATGGCCAATGGCACCGTGGGGCAGTCAGAAAAGGTCCAGCAAGCGCTGGAAAATATCCTTGGCGCCGTCAGCATGATCGTCGACCAGAATCAGCAGATCGCGGC
This window contains:
- a CDS encoding DUF1631 domain-containing protein; translation: MQNDGKVVPLNKGAPEQVPASSLVRIPVVLLQVRDKAAQQVKDALQTLFDNADDTLFEMADRAHNNAEQNSFFEAMRDLRLKRKSIERGFIDKFYEAFLRLGQYEVSEPEVASPMTFDKLALVHNDDLEKIVAVDAMVSKVLSRDGFALSQLTTRLNTLIPQHLTDLSNPMGPTALCDFFLQSCRTLGVEIKVRLIIFKLFEKYVLTDADQLYDEANQLLITSGVLPDLKGAPARRVSDRAKASSRASQGADAVDAAAAAIASRQLDQDVHEVFAALQELLLYVRSVAPLPDPTTEAKPISSQDLLRLLSHLQQYVPAPEAHDEFNLRNQLEELLARVSMKSGKYRVVGVVDEDVINLIAMLFEFILDDRNLPDSLKALIGRLQIPMLKVAVIDKSFFSRGSHPARRLLNEIAYAALGWGGRDDYQRDTLYVRIEQIVQRLLNDFVDDPAIFSELLVDFLAFTGDERRRSELLEQRTRDAEEGRARAELARELVQHELNHRLLGKTLPEVVVRLLQEAWSKVLLLTCLKHGDQSAEWHAGLGAMDDLIWSVEPHEEPEARQRLLDLVPGLLKSLRDGLTSAAFDPFATGDFFNQLESLHVQAFQYLAPQQDDLGENPIKSASIAEMIAVVEEIVLIAPGEQPHSDQSVRLEDDDDAVLEVHKLRIGSWVEIQEDEEHKLRCKLAAIIEPAGRYVFVNRTGMKVLEKTRMGLAVEFRRGAVRLLDDALLFDRALEAVIGNLRRLKGGA
- the ampD gene encoding 1,6-anhydro-N-acetylmuramyl-L-alanine amidase AmpD, which gives rise to MQLDPVSGWCHGAHHCPSPNFNERPEAEISLLVIHNISLPPAQFKTGYVQAFFQNQLDVTQHPYFESIVDVRVSAHFLIERDGVLTQFVSCLDRAWHAGISRFEGRETCNDYSIGIELEGTDELPFTDAQYDALIELTRQLQSTFSAITTQRICGHSDIAPGRKTDPGPCFEWARFRAALQD
- the ampE gene encoding regulatory signaling modulator protein AmpE: MSFLVLLFAVWIEKFSALRQRVQRDGPWLRELAKLENTPRLSTRPWLILALLILLPVVLLALLLVVVQSVAYGWLGLPVHLVVLIYSLGRGDLLATLGPFRDAWRRGDAQAASLVAERDMGVIAEDGEQLLEGVQRYLLWQAYQSFFAVIFWYFLLGPVAALGYRLLALAVTHGKNPALVERAAQLHHAFDWVPVRLLAASFALVGNFVAVSRLMLHELLNWNISAAQLVTKTGQVASEIPTPVVGADGVANLDALWELLLRSAVVWYAGFALWTLLV
- a CDS encoding methyl-accepting chemotaxis protein is translated as MSATAQEVARSAAAAVSSAHSVNQETVSGRGLVESQQISISRLASEIDQSVLVINQLATDSSSISRVLDVIKSIAEQTNLLALNAAIEAARAGEQGRGFAVVADEVRTLAKRTQQSTEEIEQMIAKLQGGVGAAVKAMGVSHEMANGTVGQSEKVQQALENILGAVSMIVDQNQQIAAAVEQQTAVAHDIDRNIVEINRAGERTAEGANQTEHASRQLSAQVVELKQLISAFRV